The following proteins come from a genomic window of Lolium rigidum isolate FL_2022 chromosome 5, APGP_CSIRO_Lrig_0.1, whole genome shotgun sequence:
- the LOC124656189 gene encoding uncharacterized protein LOC124656189 yields the protein MLHQENSEVFVRHHSEQLACGNLRGTDDGRSNFLPDKYHIATEWNATAYLVNTASTGKEVPVDHNKRPASNDFPDVVDCKRTKQEYQTISEKDSVADVDINVPECKSHRTCQRIFDAPGYGSEESEDEGVDSPVHFSLAHTYVEDYIRSASYYQREDIYSSVGLCTTRKTVPIGPNYQAELPECASGKKSTVDDYADVSSSSHLCDGSEVESDDKWIINCVVPMPGSVELSSVLNPVCCKEDCSCIDIGSIECVRKHVKEGRGRLMSALGPNTFKELGFFDIGEEVALRWTEEEEHLFQDVVSLNPASLGRNFWDELLLAFPFKTSKELVSYYFNVFMLRKRAEQNRFDPMNVDSDNDEWEGSDDDEFAATEKGDDDLLLESLTDQDDGACNQVPLEGNLHEVSSEEDEFDRSSVERQENYCKDGDAMVSHLPVLSFMDHNQETTMFDADAQDDSCTSFEAHHVGVADGTRTDIAGDHYGDDGFGGVEDHGYFGSHCDPKAWDIGFTSVWEKDEFLSTNNVIEEAESTSSGQSSRAPRLPVEVSFEEDDLVSARSPTFSARDYVHGSDEEEVVMAQTFAISEAEARARFRREEANAVCQVREYEAARREPRVRKVKLE from the exons ATGTTGCATCAAGAAAACAGTGAAGTCTTTGTGAGGCACCACTCTGAGCAGCTTGCGTGTGGCAATCTGAGGGGAACTGATGATGGCCGCTCAAACTTTCTTCCTGACAAATACCATATTGCAACAG AATGGAATGCCACAGCTTATCTAGTTAATACTGCCAGTACCGGTAAAGAAGTGCCAGTTGATCATAACAAGAGACCTGCATCCAATGATTTCCCAGACGTGGTGGACTGCAAGCGTACCAAGCAGGAATACCAAA CTATATCTGAGAAAGATTCCGTGGCAGATGTTGATATAAACGTTCCCGAGTGTAAATCACACAGGACATGCCAGAGAATCTTTGATGCCCCAGGATACGGTAGTGAGGAAAGTGAAGATGAAGGTGTAGATTCACCTGTTCATTTTTCACTAGCTCACACTTATGTTGAAGATTACATACGATCTGCCAGTTATTACCAGAGGGAAGACATTTACTCGTCTGTTGGCCTTTGCACCACAAGGAAAACTGTTCCCATTGGGCCAAACTATCAGGCTGAGTTGCCAGAGTGTGCATCTGGTAAAAAGAGCACGGTTGATGATTATGCTGATGTGTCATCATCTTCTCACTTATGTGATGGAAGCGAAGTTGAGAGTGACGACAAGTGGATTATAAACTGTGTAGTTCCAATGCCTGGTTCTGTTGAGTTATCTTCAGTGCTGAATCCTGTTTGCTGTAAGGAAGATTGCAGTTGTATTGATATAGGTTCGATCGAGTGTGTGAGGAAGCATGTGAAGGAAGGAAGAGGACGACTAATGAGTGCCCTTGGTCCAAACACTTTCAAAGAGTTGGGCTTCTTTGATATTGGAGAGGAGGTAGCCCTGAGATGGACAGAAGAGGAAGAGCATTTGTTCCAAGATGTGGTATCATTAAACCCTGCCTCTCTTGGAAGGAACTTTTGGGATGAACTTTTGCTTGCCTTCCCATTCAAGACTAGCAAAGAGTTGGTGAGCTACTATTTCAATGTCTTCATGTTGAGGAAGAGGGCTGAGCAGAACAGGTTTGATCCAATGAATGTTGACAGTGATAATGATGAATGGGAAGGAAGTGATGATGATGAATTTGCGGCCACAGAAAAGGGTGATGATGATTTGCTGCTTGAGTCTCTTACTGATCAAGATGATGGTGCATGCAACCAGGTTCCCCTTGAGGGAAACTTACATGAAGTGTCTAGTGAAGAAGATGAGTTTGACCGCTCTAGTGTGGAGAGGCAAGAAAACTACTGCAAGGACGGGGATGCCATGGTTTCTCATCTTCCGGTGCTGTCCTTTATGGACCATAACCAGGAGACAACCATGTTTGACGCAGACGCTCAAGATGACTCTTGCACATCCTTTGAGGCTCATCATGTTGGTGTTGCAGATGGGACACGCACTGATATTGCAGGAGATCACTATGGGGATGATGGCTTTGGAGGTGTTGAAGATCATGGATACTTCGGTAGCCATTGCGACCCGAAAGCCTGGGATATTGGTTTCACTAGCGTGTGGGAGAAGGATGAATTTCTTTCGACGAACAATGTCATAGAAGAG GCCGAGAGCACCTCCTCTGGGCAGTCGAGCCGCGCACCGCGACTACCCGTGGAGGTGAGCTTCGAGGAGGACGACCTCGTCTCCGCGCGCTCTCCAACCTTCTCCGCCAGGGACTacgtccacggcagcgacgaggaggaggtggtgatggCGCAGACGTTTGCcatcagcgaggcggaggcgagggccCGCTTCCGCCGGGAAGAAGCCAACGCCGTTTGCCAGGTACGAGAGTACGAGGCTGCCCGccgggagccccgcgtccgcaagGTCAAGCTCgaatag